Sequence from the Cucurbita pepo subsp. pepo cultivar mu-cu-16 unplaced genomic scaffold, ASM280686v2 Cp4.1_scaffold000456, whole genome shotgun sequence genome:
AATatggttaaaattatttacgtaatcaatttttaatagtaATTCTTCGATATGGGCCCATAAAATTTAAGTGGGCCCACACCCACTAACATGAGGGcccaaaagaatttaaataataatttttaaataaataaataagacttTTGGCTGACCATTTAAGTATTGAGCTAGAAGCTTCCCACATGAGCCAAGCACTTGTGTGGGTgtggaatttaaaaaataataataataataattaaaaaagaaaaaaggttatttaataattaataataaatttaatttcacatCCTCCATAGAATCATTTTCTGCCTAACAACtcatctttattttaaattttaataaccaAGTGACCAATACCATTGAAGCTTAGTGCTATGATGACCCATCTTTGAAAACAATGGCCAAAttctttcttaattaataaattaaattccaTTCAAGTtgtgataaataaataaattatttattattaatattttgtggGTGCTTATGGTTTTGTGCATTCAACCAAACTTCATCTACTCTTTtgcttatttttaaatgattaatggTTAgggaaaattatattaattgtGAGAACAAAAAGCCATTAACTAAGGTTGTTTTGTCCCCTAAATTGGACATGTGAAATGAATGAGGCTTTTTAAAGCTAAGCATCAATCAATTTTATGTGcttaaaacaaatttgagaGAAAGTTCTTAAATGATGGGAATGCACTCGTCGTTCTCGTAAAGGTGTGATTCGATAACATTGTATGTACCATATGAATATATCTGTCTGTGGCTCGAATAGTGTTTAGAGGTTACTACTTTttgacataaaataaaaacggaTTGTTGTAATTTATACAGTAATTTACAAGAAGTTTTGAAGAAAGTTGGGAGAttccacgttagttggagaggggaacaaaacactctttacaagtatgtggaaaccttttcctagcaaatgctttttaaaaactttgagggaatgcttaaaagagaaagtcaaaagaggataatatcgaccagcggtgagcttggaatGTTATAATTAGTATCAGAACCAAAGATCGGGCGGTATGTCTGTGAGGACACTGAACACCgaaaaagggtggattgtgagatcctatattgattgaagaggagaacgagtgccagcaaggatgctggccccgaATCGGGTggattgataatttatttgcaaactttatttattattttaattccagAACTTCTAAAAAAGGGTGGGAAGTTACTCGCCAAAATcatttaacttcttttttttagggaACATATGATTTTAGTGAACATTTGAAGGGTAGTGGGGAGCAACTTAACAATCATGACCACTAACTTATTTTGTGGAGAGATTATGAATACCCACCTCGAGATTTTTTAGGAATGAAATTGAGTACTAAAGTTGAGGCTATTTTAGTATAATCCTTGTCattttcaaatcaatttttgtggtagattgcatccAAGTCATTCACAAGTTTGATTACGGAGTgaatcaatttaaaacaaagttcgaaatcttgcttctagatcttgatccgtaatctaattctagcttTTATCTCTGtgttgatttgaattttgtacaaagaagtgttaatttcttttcgaAGGATTCTTGTTTCAACCAGAGGTTGTATAATTGGGTTGATGATTAGGATTCTCTTAATCACTTACAAGACTCAAGATAGGGATTCAAGGTTATGTTGTGGCCCATGCCTCTTCTCACTATGCCATGCTCTAGTATCATCATTCTTATGGACATGCACCAACAAAAGGGTAAACACACAACTGTTGTTCAGACCATTCTACTTCCCTAAGGAAAACAAGGAAATTCGAGAGGTTTTCATCCAGATCTGATAGACATGTGGGCATTTTTTACTTTAAGGTCGAGTTGTAGTCCAGGATAGAGCTTTAAACCCCAAGTACCATCGTAATCACTGAGGGGAGTGCCTTGCTAGAACAATTGGATGTTTCGGCATCATGTAGTAGACTGTCCACACAAGAAGAATCTAGAGGCTAACCGTCTAGTCGAGAATTACTTGAGGGGTCGAGGAGTCCAACAACAGTAGGGGCGTGGTGTAGCTCATGCAACCACGGCCAAGAGGGATAATAAGCTCAACATTGTGGTGACGGGTACATTACCCGTCTTTGGACATTTGACATTCACgttatttgattttagttCAATGCGCTCCTTCAATTTTGAGAGATTTGTTGAGCAAGCATACCTAAAACTAGAAACTTTAGAGTACACACGTACAATATCCACACCTGGGGATAAACGGCTGATGGCTACCCACAGAGTTAAAGAAGGTAGTGTAACAGAGTTCGAATGGGACTTGGATGCTACTTTAATTGTTCTGAGCATGCAAGACTTCAATGTCATCCTGCGAAGGATTGGCGGGAGAGAATTGTGGTCTTATTGATTGGGAAACTACATGGTAACCTTCATAGGAGAGCTTTGTGTACAGTAAATTACATCCAAAGGTACCTCGAGAGTTGTCACAGTCGTGAAGATCAAGAAATTAATTCGCAAAGGTGCTTCGGCATTCCTAGCCAATGTGATAGTTGACTGTAGAGTTAAGAGTTACGTTGACAATTTCTTCGGTCCCCATGGTTAGAGAGTTCGAAGATGCCTTCTTTGAAGAGTTGTTTGGGCTGCCTCCGGTCAGAGAAGTCGACTTTGGGATATACTTAGAATGAGGTATCGCACCGATCTCTAAAGCACCTTACGAAACGACATCCACAAAACTCAAGGAATTGATGGAGCAACATCAAGAAATTTTAGATAAGGGTTTCATTTGACCTATTGTCTCGCTGTGGGTAGCTCCTATGTTGTtcatggagaagaagaatggaaCTTACAATTGTGTATAGGCTGCATGGAGTTGAATAAGGTCACTATTAAGAACAATTATCTATTTTGAGGACTGACGACCTATTTGATCAATTACAAGGTGCAACAATGTTCTCTAAGATTGACCTAAGTTCGGTGTATCATCAATTGAGGATCACATAGGAGGACATATCCAAGATGGCTTTTAGGAGTTGCTATGCACACTATGAGTTTATATTGATGTCATTCAGTCTTACCAATGCGTCAACGATGTTCATGAAACTCATGAACAGGGTGTTTAAGGAGTATCTCAATGCATTTATCATTGTGGTTATCGATGACATCTTGGTGTACTCTAAAGATTTAGATAGAGCATGAAGATCACGTAAAGATGGAACTGACAATCTCGTGGTATATAGAGATGCCTCGAAAAAGAGACTAGGGTGTATACTTATGCAGAATGGAAAAGTAATTGCCCACGATTACGAACACAATTACATATCATAAGAGCCTATAAAGTATCTGTTCAATTAGAAGAATTTGAATAGGAGATAGAGAGTTAGTGAAATATTATGGCATGAAGattttgtaacggctcaagcccacagttagcaaatattgtcctctttgggttttatCTTTcgctttcgggcttcctctcaaggtttttaaaatgcatctactagggagaagttttcacttgtaaacaatgttttgttcctctctccaaacaatgtaggatctcataatccacctcctttaggGCCCGACgttctcgttgacactcgttcctctctccaatcaatgttcattcacaattcaccctctcCTCAGGGCCCAGTATCCTCGTTGGTACACCGcttagtgtctggctctgataccatttgtaacgacccaagcgcACTATTAGttgatactgtcctctttgagctttccctctcggacttcccctcaagatttgtaaaatgcatctgtttgggaaaagtttccacacctaaaaataattctttgttcccctctcccaccaatgtgggatctcacatcatgCAGGAAAAGCTAATATTGTGGTGGATGCCTTGAATAGAAAAATAGTCCACATATCTGTGTTGATCACCAGGCAGAGGGAATTACACAACGAGATTTAGAGGGTCGGTACCAAAGTGGTGGTCAGAGGTGTCACCGTGCAGTTAGCACAGTTGACAATCCAGCCTACCCTCAGAAAGTATATCGTAGATACACAAACACCCGATACACACTTTTGCAAGGTCTGGGTACAACGTGTTATTATGGCAGGCTCATTTGTATATGATTAGAGGAGATCTTGAAGGAGATCTAAGACTTGAAGGGTAGTCAGAAGATATATCAAGACTCGAAGGGTAGTCAGAGAGTAGCAAGAATTGCTTGTCTAGAGCCTAAAGGAAAAGCTAGTAGATACCTATTAAGTCAAGGATGCGATAAGAGTTTACGACTAGATTGCTTATTAggtataaattttatactcaccctTTCTTTTATTGGTTTTCTTTAGGTGAATGATGTCACTAGTCGAGACAAAGGATGCATGGGAGCTCTATAGCCACAGAGGGTATCAACCCGAGGTGTCTAGACTGTCTACATATAATAGAATGTTTTACTTCGAAATTCATGTATTCCAATCTCATTCCCTATTTTGAAAACAGTCTTCAAAAGTGACAActagattaagaatattagaAGAAAACAAGTTTAAATTGGCTTCTCTCGATCCTTATCGTCTTAAATATTATCGTTGACAACtagattaagaatatattatggaatatttaaaattaaaatagaaaaaaaaatgaccatTGAAGGAGTTTAGGTTATAGAATATAgccaaagaataaaaagataataaagaGGAGTTTGGTTTGGTCTTCAAAAGTGAATCTAATTCCAAANACGAGTTTACAACTAGATTTCTTATTAggtataaattttatactcaccctTTCTTTTATTGGTTTTCTTTAGGTGATTGATGTCACCATGGGAGCTCTATAGCCACAAAGGGTATCAACCCGGGGTGTCTAGACTGTctacatataatataatgttttactTCGAAATTCATGTATTCCAATCTCATTCCCTATTTTGAAAACAGTCTTCAAAAGTGACAActagattaagaatattagaAGAAAACAAGTTTAAATTGGCTTCTCTCGATCCTTATCGTCTTAAATATTATCGTTGACAACtagattaagaatatattatggaatatttaaaattaaaatagaaaaaaaaatgaccatTGAAGGAGTTTAGGTTATAGAATATAgccaaagaataaaaagataataaagaGGAGTTTGGTTTGGTCTTCAAAAGTGAATCTAATTCCAAAACATAGTGCTTTTAAATTGCATGAAAGTGATAGAGAATATATATGGattattattgattataaTCTTTGAATTAAATTCCTCAACTTTgactcttttaattttgaataaaaaaaaaaatttgcacTTGGTTGACTgctaaagaatttaaaataaaaattctttgGCACCGTCTGCAATGTGTTCTAAGCAGCATCGACGTTCATTGAGCATTCTGCGTGAATTAGCTATAGTTTACGTCGGCTAAAGACTCCTCGATcccatttttagaaaaaaaaaatcataattagtGTTTTTAGTTGTACTTCGGAATGTTCGAGTAAGAAACAAATACGGTatcaaactcattaacctaCCATTATTAGGATCGACCTATAATGACTTTTTAAGTActgtttttttcattaaaaaaaaaaatcatttggAACAAGTTTTAGGTTGGATcaatatttatcttttaattttttaaatttgtgtttttttcttttatttacactaaatttttaaccaaatttcacaaattaaaatattttatatatataaagattattaattaaaaagaaacaagaagatgacaaataaaataattaaagtagGAATTCACCTTTTGATGGcttcattttgtttcataGTACACTTCAAATTTGTCACTTCCTCAATTTTGCAAAACTCATTAATTTTTACTCATATAAAAACCAACAAATATGTTGACGAAAAATATCAACGGGTTTGATATGACTTTTTACCATCGTTCGACGTTTGCTTATATTCAATATATAATGATGTAAGCTAACTTTGGTTGGTTAATCCAATCAGTTCATAGATGGTCGGCAAATATGTTGGTTTTAGTGATAATCTTGCACGTGTTTTAAGTGTATCTCATGAATGGATTTAAAAAACTTTGTGACTTGACTcaaatattctaattttaaataattattacactaaattattttttgaacaaGTCTAAATAtttgttgatttgtttttaGTGAATATTTAGTATACATAGGTAACAACTTAAGCCTaccgttaatagatattgttcattttggcccttacgtatcgtcgtcagtctcacagtatTAAAACGTGTCTGGCTGGCGGAGATAcctaacgggccaaaacggacaatatgtgttagtagtgggcttgagctgttacaaatggtatcaaagatAGACaacgggcggtgtgctagcgaggacactagccctcaagggaggtagattgtgagatccgcATTAGTTTAGAGGTAATGAAGGGTGTGAAAACGTCTCCcaagtagatgtgttttaaaatcgtgaggctaacgacgatacgtaacgggccaaagcatacaatatctactagcggtgggtttgggttgttacaacaTGAGTTTAGGTTGTTATACACACGAGACATAGATCACTTGTGCAGAAGACCTAAGAAAAATGTTTCCTTTGATGATGAAAGTAAGTCATAAGGAGGACCAGTTCTTTGCCCTAGAGTTCGAAACGATCAATAACTTTATGATCAATCTAACTTGCTTATTTTCGTTACTTATAACCAAATTAATGACCTGTAAAGAGAAGATCAACGCTCTCGTATGTTGGAGATCGTAGAAAATGAGAGAACAGTTTCACTCAAATTCTACCTTTTCAACCCGAAAAGTTTCTATATATCTGATGACGTACTAGAAAACCCTAAAACGCTTAAGCctttacaataaataaataaataaataaataaataaataaaagtcacAAATGTCCACCAAATATGTAATTGGGCCTTAAGAAAGACTTAATGGGCCTTAAGAAGGACTTATTGGGCCTTAGATCCTATCCGTTACCAAAAATATTCACTTTTAGAGGGTATTCGGCCCATTTGTGAGCCCATGAAGCTGAAACCCATTTGGAGCCCAGCGGGTGTTTAAGGCCCATAGGGTttatgaaagagagagagagagagagaagacaACTGTCGCTTTGGTAATGGCGCTGAGTTTTGCCGGGAAACGAAAAAGCGCGCGCAATGCCCTAATTGGCTCTTCAAATACCCATTTCTAACACAATCTCAACATCCAGCCGATTTCTCCTTCTCCCAATCCGAATCCATCCATCCGCCAAGATGATGCAGAAACGAAGAACTCTCGCTCTGAAACCCTCAAGCCGCCATGATTTTGCATCAGATCACGAGGAATACGACGACGTTTCCTGTCAGAAATGCGGCTCCGGCGACTCTCCGGCTGAGCTTCTTCTCTGCGACAAATGTGATAGAGGGTATCATCTCTTTTGTCTTTCGCCCATCCTCGTTTCCGTCCCCAAGGGATCGTGGTTCTGCCCGACTTGCTCCAACCACAAGAAGCTCCAATGTATGATGTGTTTTTCATCcgtttgattttaatttattttactcgATCTGGACTCTGGAGTAGGCCTAATTTGTTCGATTTTTTTGCATGCGTTGTGGAATTGAAGACACATTGTGTATCTccttgtaaattttaattagtattATGTGTTATATACGaattgatttatttgtttCCGAGCGAATCGCATTTAAAATCAAGTTCTTATTTGTTCTGTGTATTGTTCTGGTGGGTTAGGGATTTTCATAACAATTTCCTGTACATTTCTTTCGTTGCTAGTTACCGACTCAAAACAAGttcaattattgattttcattttttctaatcGTTCTTACTCTTACTGTTCTCTTATTTTGCAGCCTTCCCTCTTGTTCAAACTAAAATTGTTGATTTTTTCCGCATCCAACGACCCGTTGACTCTCAAACGGACTTAAACCAAGGTAGAAAAGTCCTACTACTGGAGATTTGAGCTTACCGCCATCCATTTCATGGTTAAGGGTTTCTCTGGATCATGATTGAAATCTTTTTCCCTTGTATTTTGGTTTTTCAGAGAACCGAAAGAAACGAAGACGAACTGGTAGCTTAGTACTTagtaaaaagagaagaaagctCTTGCCATTTAAGCCGACTGCAGATACCGCGAGACGCTTGGAACAAATGGCATCACTGGCAACAGCATTGACGGCTACAGGCACAGATTTCAGTAACGAGCTTACATATATGCGTGGCATGGCACCAAGGTCTGCAAACTGCGCATCTCTTGAGCACGGAGGAATGCAGGTAAAATTGAAACTCTCAACATCTTTCATAAATGTTAGTTATCATTATTGGCCATTTGTTCAGATATTATCGCTGCTTAGTGGATAACTTTTTAGGGGGTGCCTTTGTTATTAATTGGACGCAAtggaatttcaaattatagaAATGCATAGACCAAATACTACTGTCATAACAATGAATTACTGAAGGTCTTTATTCTTTAAACTATTTAAGGACCATTTTTTTCGTTTACGCTTAGTGAGACGATGATGAGATGGATAAATGTAACGATCAACTACAAAATAAGTTTCTGCCTAACTTTGTAGGATTGTTGTTTTTCAGTGCCAAAATATATGATAATCTTCTATGATGCTGACGTCTTTTGGTTACTGCATTCTAGGTTCTTCCAAAAGAGGACGTTGAAACCTTAAACTTGTGCAAAAGTATGATGGAAAGAGGAGAATGGCCTCCTCTTATGGTTGTTTTTGATCCTCGAGAAGGGTATGTGAATCTGCAGTTTCctatgttttcttctttctcttgatAGGATCATCAATTGATTCATACATTATCACAATTCACAGGTTTACTGTGGAGGCTGATAGGTTTATAAAGGACTGGACCATAATTACAGAATATACTGGTGATGTTGATTACTTGAGGAATCGAGAACATGATGATGGGGATAGTATGATGACATTACTGTCTGCGACTAACCGATCTAAAAGCCTCGTCATTTGTCCCGACAAACGTAGTAACATTGCCCGTTTTATTAATGGAATCAACAACCACACACCGTAAGCTCATCCCTCGTTTACTTCGTTTATTATCATACTCTTATGTTTGAGAAGCCTGAGAGGAATAGTTCCTCAttctatccttttcttttccttgttttctccttttgaTTTGAGGCTGTATCTTAACGCAGGGATGGTAGGAAAAAGCAAAACCTTAAGTGTGTCAGGTTCAATGTAAATGGTGAATGTAGAGTTCTACTGATTGCAAACAGAGATATATCTAAGGGTGAGAGATTGTATTATGACTACAATGGATATGAGCATGAATACCCCACTGAGCACTTCGTGTAACCCTTTACGTTGTAAAACCCACACAATGTCTATAGATTATATAGACACAAGCTGATCGATGAAAGCCTAACTAATTGTCTGGTTAGTTCTCTAATCTTCAAAGTCCAAAACCACATGTTAGTGCAAATGTAATTGTCCAAAAATGTCAAgtgtttcttctttgattcaaTTGTCCACATGTTCTGGTTTTCTCTCTTGAATGATTTCGATTGTTAAGAACTAAAGATACTGCCCTGAGCTCAAAGAACATATTGCTGGTGAAAGGTCCATAGTATGGGCCGAGTGTTGCAGAATTTCATTCACTCTGGCCTGTCTAGATGTCTTATAGGGACAAGGGtctttgtgtttgtgttgGAATTCATTGAAGAAAACCAAAACTGTGTTGGAAAGGATGTTGCTTACTTTAAAGGTTAGGTGAAGTAGTTATGGATTGTCAGCTGGGTTTTGCTTAGTCGTGTCAACATTACCATGAACTGATCTTCATTCCTATGCACCAACCAAAGAATCATTTGATGACCTCTTTAAATTCTGGATAATTTGGGTCATCAAATTCCTTTCTCTTTGAGTTCCACTAGAAAGGGATAGATAGCTAATTTTGAAAGATAATTGTATCCCAGATGTGCCTCAGAAGccttttgattgattgattgattgattgtttATAGAgtactttgttttgttttgttttgttttgttttgttttgttttgtttggtttttgttttcctttggCAGCCGCTCTCTGCTTGTATCtgtgtgttttccagagatcTCTTCCATCAGAACTCAGATCCCTATGAGTCTgctttttgtgttcatcttttGCATTCATTGTTTGATTATGACACAAGCTGATCTTTAAATTCAATGAAAGCCCCTCCTACCCAACTTCACTTCCTTCTTAGATATGTCAACCCATGTCTCTCAAAACCCATAAACTTTGAAGGGTCCTAGCAAAGCGACTGTTATGAGAAATTCGAAATGATTGAATCAGCAAAAAAGAGGGTCGGCCCCATAATTTGAGTGAACACCCACTTGTTAGGAATGGGCGCCACGAGACCGACCTTAATCCAGctagattttatttatgtgtCTAGGTCAGTGACAACCGAATACTTTTAAGGAAAACCTCCAAAGATAATgacattatattattttaggaaTTCGATCTGAGGCATTAATAGTTCATGTTCTATATGGTATCGTTCAAAGTGGATGAGCAGTGGGAGGGCCGAAATAGTGCAGGGAAATGC
This genomic interval carries:
- the LOC111785341 gene encoding histone-lysine N-methyltransferase ATXR6-like — encoded protein: MMQKRRTLALKPSSRHDFASDHEEYDDVSCQKCGSGDSPAELLLCDKCDRGYHLFCLSPILVSVPKGSWFCPTCSNHKKLQSFPLVQTKIVDFFRIQRPVDSQTDLNQENRKKRRRTGSLVLSKKRRKLLPFKPTADTARRLEQMASLATALTATGTDFSNELTYMRGMAPRSANCASLEHGGMQVLPKEDVETLNLCKSMMERGEWPPLMVVFDPREGFTVEADRFIKDWTIITEYTGDVDYLRNREHDDGDSMMTLLSATNRSKSLVICPDKRSNIARFINGINNHTPDGRKKQNLKCVRFNVNGECRVLLIANRDISKGERLYYDYNGYEHEYPTEHFV